A part of bacterium genomic DNA contains:
- a CDS encoding glycosyltransferase family 39 protein: protein MRAHKFTIYFGMILLLIVIFAVFQDYGISTDEDRRSEYGKAIYNYFATGFADETAQNMGYASYYGGAADLLGEVVTRLFPFSPHESRHLLWALFGFCGICGVYKLATIFISDQQIRPCAGIFAALIIILTPGYFGSIFINPKDIPFATCYIWSLYLYLKLLQALPEIKPKAVILFGLVTGLALGIRVVGAFLILPYVLGVLFWCFTLETKVRQKYGLSSVLIHVLLYLILPAVTVAYLTMIFAWPWAHSAPLTNPITALMEFSDYTAWKKTTLLDGEFYAADQIPRYYLLQYLLIQLPELFLAASMTGLIQGLILLYRKEYKSMSLIAVIVAVIAGFGPVIISLIKGSTIYSGYRQFIFSVLILAALSGASSAYFIFKLKQTGKMFLYRVTLLSVTVLALQVGIKIIKLHPYQYSYYNNFVGGIAGAYRRFELDYWALSYREAAQGILAHMPQHLSGASKINVLVCDSRHSIIPFLDERFAIVKKPNHAHFVVRRHRKNCPMNRKWQLIHRTVREGVPLSEVYLTSLGQQIITQ, encoded by the coding sequence TTTTTGCCGTCTTCCAAGATTACGGAATATCAACAGATGAAGATCGTCGATCGGAATACGGTAAGGCTATATATAACTACTTTGCTACAGGCTTTGCTGACGAAACAGCCCAGAATATGGGTTACGCCAGTTACTACGGAGGAGCTGCAGACCTACTAGGTGAGGTTGTAACCAGACTTTTCCCTTTCTCGCCGCATGAATCCCGCCATTTGCTTTGGGCGTTATTTGGGTTTTGCGGAATTTGTGGTGTCTATAAATTAGCTACAATCTTCATTAGCGATCAACAAATCCGCCCTTGTGCAGGAATATTTGCAGCGCTAATAATTATTTTAACCCCAGGATATTTTGGCTCAATCTTTATCAATCCAAAAGATATACCATTTGCAACATGCTATATCTGGTCGCTGTATTTATATCTCAAACTCTTGCAAGCTCTTCCAGAAATCAAACCTAAAGCTGTAATTCTTTTCGGACTAGTAACCGGCCTCGCTCTTGGCATTAGAGTTGTTGGGGCATTTTTAATCTTGCCATACGTTCTAGGCGTGCTTTTCTGGTGCTTTACTCTCGAAACGAAAGTTAGGCAAAAGTATGGGTTGAGCAGTGTTCTGATTCACGTTTTACTATATTTGATCCTCCCTGCAGTTACCGTGGCTTACCTAACAATGATTTTTGCTTGGCCCTGGGCGCATAGCGCGCCGCTTACGAACCCAATTACTGCGCTGATGGAATTTAGCGATTACACTGCGTGGAAAAAAACCACCTTACTCGATGGTGAGTTTTATGCCGCAGATCAAATTCCCAGATATTATTTATTGCAGTATTTGCTGATTCAACTTCCGGAGTTATTCCTCGCCGCTAGCATGACAGGTTTGATTCAAGGTTTAATTTTACTCTACCGCAAAGAATACAAATCGATGAGTTTGATTGCAGTGATTGTCGCGGTAATTGCAGGATTTGGTCCAGTGATCATTTCTTTGATTAAGGGTTCAACTATTTATTCAGGATATCGCCAATTTATCTTTTCAGTCTTAATCCTTGCCGCGTTAAGTGGCGCAAGTAGCGCGTATTTTATTTTTAAATTAAAGCAAACCGGAAAAATGTTTCTGTACAGAGTAACGCTACTTTCAGTCACGGTGCTTGCGCTTCAGGTTGGAATCAAAATCATTAAACTGCATCCCTATCAGTATAGTTATTATAATAACTTTGTTGGGGGAATTGCTGGGGCGTATCGTAGATTTGAATTAGATTATTGGGCACTCTCATATCGTGAGGCAGCCCAAGGCATATTAGCGCATATGCCTCAGCATCTTTCTGGCGCTAGCAAAATAAATGTCCTAGTCTGCGATTCACGGCATTCAATTATTCCATTTTTAGACGAGCGTTTTGCGATCGTTAAAAAACCCAATCACGCGCACTTTGTGGTTAGACGCCACAGAAAGAACTGTCCGATGAATCGTAAATGGCAGCTGATTCATCGCACAGTTAGAGAAGGGGTGCCACTGTCGGAAGTTTACTTAACTTCGCTAGGGCAGCAGATTATTACTCAGTAA
- a CDS encoding glycosyltransferase — protein sequence MKIAWFSPIGQSSNSKGALYSQSVLPELAQRHEITVVVDDKSYCDIGEAATYLGLKVLILHQALNLDLKAKFDAFVYQIESNPGSAWTPFFQAEVMPGVLVVHDFPIDTVPLSAAAMVFNAPAAHGIRARGFTGYIGQTAMPWIVAESKGFPDTECFRLGLCGLPERNNRFYVLRNALENILQSEWGANQEFEITWIARSEAEEREIEALISACATKIVIKSVLIKDRLQRYSEIQNFSLYSALCLDTRHSLDPEVYAAVAAGVPVLCADFGPSADLPRELVFKIRLGLSEVREVENVIQALQDVRIDRKDLQQAGKRYLELFHDTKSVVADLERVLEKTAQLQTQLADQRRSQQQAARAELIKTVFGESFDRSLWYAETVRDFSWI from the coding sequence ATGAAAATCGCCTGGTTTTCCCCAATCGGTCAAAGTTCTAATTCCAAGGGGGCGCTTTATTCTCAAAGCGTCCTGCCTGAGCTTGCTCAGCGCCATGAGATTACAGTTGTAGTTGATGATAAAAGTTATTGTGACATTGGAGAAGCCGCGACATATTTAGGATTGAAGGTTTTAATCCTGCATCAAGCATTGAACCTTGATTTGAAAGCTAAATTCGATGCCTTTGTCTATCAAATTGAAAGTAATCCCGGTTCAGCTTGGACACCCTTTTTCCAAGCTGAAGTAATGCCGGGAGTGTTAGTTGTGCATGATTTTCCAATCGACACAGTCCCACTTTCAGCTGCAGCAATGGTATTTAATGCCCCAGCTGCACACGGCATTCGCGCTAGAGGTTTCACTGGATACATCGGCCAAACTGCAATGCCCTGGATAGTCGCTGAGAGTAAAGGTTTTCCCGACACTGAATGCTTTCGGCTAGGGCTTTGTGGATTGCCTGAGCGTAATAATCGTTTCTACGTGTTAAGAAATGCGTTGGAAAATATACTTCAGTCTGAGTGGGGGGCGAATCAAGAGTTTGAAATCACCTGGATTGCTCGCAGCGAAGCAGAAGAGCGCGAAATCGAAGCGCTAATTAGTGCATGCGCTACAAAAATTGTCATTAAATCTGTTTTAATTAAGGACAGGTTGCAGCGTTATTCCGAGATTCAAAATTTCTCACTCTACTCAGCGCTTTGCCTAGATACTAGGCATTCCCTTGACCCGGAAGTCTATGCAGCAGTTGCAGCAGGGGTCCCAGTGCTTTGCGCCGATTTTGGTCCAAGCGCAGATTTACCGCGCGAACTTGTTTTTAAGATTCGGCTCGGTTTGTCTGAAGTGCGAGAGGTTGAAAATGTGATTCAAGCGCTGCAAGACGTGCGCATTGACCGCAAGGATTTGCAGCAAGCCGGCAAACGCTACCTCGAGCTTTTTCATGATACAAAATCTGTTGTTGCTGATTTAGAGCGTGTGCTTGAAAAAACTGCGCAACTACAAACGCAACTTGCCGACCAAAGACGGAGCCAACAACAGGCAGCACGAGCAGAATTGATTAAAACTGTCTTTGGAGAGAGTTTTGATCGGTCCTTGTGGTACGCTGAGACTGTTCGAGATTTTTCCTGGATTTAA
- a CDS encoding inositol monophosphatase — protein MTKADFSQILALINELALAAGAVIHEMRENQSFELSFKSETNLLTTADLKAEEIIIAGIKEHFPDDQILAEETQATLTAINPDQGLWIIDPIDGTTNYAYGLRDVGVSIAYALHGSVQVGLVHNPFTQETFHAVKGNGAFLNGTKINCGNCQELSRALVVTGFPYNREIRKRAIPVAGIVTEKCRDLRRLGAASLDICYVACGRLDAMYESLSPWDIAAAVLIAKEAGAVVQYSLRQTDQQALIPDLASHGLVIGNQKIASDLKDLIISAATQGRV, from the coding sequence GTGACTAAAGCAGATTTTTCTCAAATTTTAGCATTAATCAATGAGCTTGCGCTGGCAGCAGGTGCTGTCATTCATGAAATGCGTGAAAATCAAAGCTTTGAGCTATCATTTAAGAGTGAGACAAACCTGCTGACAACAGCAGACCTTAAGGCTGAAGAAATTATCATCGCGGGCATCAAAGAGCATTTTCCTGATGACCAAATTCTAGCGGAAGAAACGCAGGCGACTTTGACTGCAATTAATCCTGACCAAGGTCTTTGGATTATTGATCCGATCGATGGCACTACAAATTACGCTTATGGGCTTCGTGATGTGGGCGTTTCGATTGCTTACGCCTTGCATGGTTCGGTCCAAGTCGGGCTTGTGCATAATCCGTTCACGCAGGAAACGTTTCATGCCGTAAAAGGGAATGGGGCATTTTTGAATGGCACAAAAATCAACTGCGGCAATTGTCAAGAACTAAGCCGTGCTTTGGTTGTCACTGGGTTTCCTTATAATCGAGAAATCCGTAAACGCGCGATTCCTGTTGCGGGTATTGTAACTGAAAAGTGCCGTGACTTAAGACGGCTCGGTGCCGCGTCGCTTGATATTTGTTACGTTGCCTGTGGTCGTTTGGACGCGATGTATGAATCGCTAAGCCCTTGGGATATTGCAGCAGCTGTGCTAATTGCTAAAGAAGCAGGAGCAGTCGTGCAGTACTCTCTTAGGCAAACCGACCAGCAAGCCTTGATTCCCGATTTAGCAAGTCACGGTTTAGTTATCGGCAACCAAAAAATTGCATCAGATCTTAAAGATTTAATTATTTCCGCAGCCACGCAGGGCAGGGTCTAG
- a CDS encoding lytic transglycosylase: protein MDPIFSSVATPVTTPTPVPSMKNAEKYPALSSEFISGVKTISKELGANPLHLMAAMSFETGGTFLPNVKNPVSSGTGLIQFMKNTAIGLGSSIEKLREMTREDQLQYVFKHFLPAKGKIQTLEDLYMQILCPAAVGASKQSEIFNTDSTGKCDHSSGAYRSNQGLDLNADGSITKSEAVSKLWKHLERVTEKYGKYFTE, encoded by the coding sequence ATGGACCCTATATTTTCGAGCGTAGCTACGCCCGTGACCACGCCTACGCCGGTTCCTAGCATGAAAAATGCAGAAAAATATCCCGCACTGAGTTCAGAATTTATTTCAGGAGTTAAGACCATTTCCAAGGAATTGGGTGCAAATCCATTGCACCTCATGGCTGCAATGAGTTTTGAAACCGGAGGTACATTTTTGCCGAACGTGAAAAATCCGGTTTCGAGTGGAACTGGCTTAATTCAGTTTATGAAAAATACGGCGATTGGACTCGGATCATCGATCGAGAAACTGCGAGAAATGACTCGCGAGGATCAGCTTCAGTACGTATTCAAGCATTTCTTACCGGCGAAGGGCAAAATTCAGACTTTAGAAGATTTATACATGCAGATTCTCTGCCCAGCTGCAGTTGGAGCATCAAAGCAAAGCGAAATCTTTAATACTGACTCAACCGGCAAGTGCGATCATTCAAGCGGCGCATATCGCAGCAATCAGGGTTTAGATCTTAATGCTGATGGTTCAATTACAAAATCTGAAGCGGTATCAAAACTCTGGAAGCACCTCGAGCGTGTCACGGAAAAATACGGGAAATATTTTACTGAGTAA